One region of Acetonema longum DSM 6540 genomic DNA includes:
- the lpxA gene encoding acyl-ACP--UDP-N-acetylglucosamine O-acyltransferase: protein MKPESSVVIPIRKIHETAVIHPNARLGKDVEVGPYAVVGENVVIGEGTQICAHVVIDGWTSIGKNCVIFPGASIGAEPQDLKFKGEKSYVFIGDNTKIREFATVNRATGEGEETRIGSNCLLQAYTHVAHNCIVGNHVIMSNAATLAGHVIVEDRAVISGLTGVHQFVKIGRNAMIGGASKIVQDVPPFVIVDGHPAKVRGLNNVGMSRAGLSEVARRNLKKGFKILYRSGYSLAQAIDVMEQELESCEEVEHLLRFLRNAERGICRGGRRDITEE from the coding sequence ATGAAACCGGAATCATCGGTGGTTATACCTATTCGTAAGATTCATGAAACTGCCGTCATTCATCCTAATGCTCGCCTGGGTAAGGATGTGGAAGTGGGACCCTATGCTGTCGTCGGCGAAAACGTGGTAATCGGTGAGGGCACTCAAATTTGCGCCCATGTTGTAATAGATGGCTGGACCAGTATTGGGAAGAATTGCGTGATTTTCCCGGGGGCCTCGATTGGCGCTGAACCCCAGGACCTTAAATTCAAAGGCGAAAAGAGCTATGTCTTTATCGGCGACAATACCAAAATTCGTGAATTTGCCACGGTAAACCGTGCTACCGGCGAAGGCGAGGAGACCCGCATCGGCAGCAACTGCCTGTTGCAGGCTTACACTCATGTGGCTCATAACTGCATCGTGGGCAACCATGTGATTATGTCCAACGCGGCGACTCTCGCCGGCCATGTTATCGTGGAAGACCGGGCGGTGATCAGCGGATTGACCGGTGTTCATCAGTTCGTCAAGATCGGCCGCAACGCCATGATCGGAGGCGCCTCCAAGATTGTCCAGGACGTTCCGCCCTTTGTCATCGTTGACGGACACCCGGCAAAAGTCAGAGGCCTGAATAACGTGGGCATGTCCCGGGCAGGTTTGAGCGAAGTGGCTCGCCGTAACCTGAAGAAAGGCTTCAAGATCCTGTACCGTTCCGGCTACAGCCTGGCTCAGGCCATTGATGTAATGGAACAGGAACTGGAATCCTGTGAAGAAGTTGAACATCTTTTGCGATTCCTGCGCAATGCCGAACGGGGTATCTGCCGCGGCGGCAGGCGGGACATTACCGAAGAATAA
- the fabZ gene encoding 3-hydroxyacyl-ACP dehydratase FabZ, with product MLYIEDIKKILPHRYPFLLIDRILEIEPMKRAVGIKNVTDNEEFFQGHFPHRPIMPGVLILEAMAQVGGVAMLYPEENRGKLAVFAGMDKVKFRRPVVPGDQLRMVAEMIKVRGTTGKIWAEAFVDNELAAEAEFMFALVPGHTS from the coding sequence ATGTTATATATTGAGGATATTAAAAAAATATTGCCCCACCGGTATCCCTTTTTGCTCATTGACCGAATCCTGGAGATTGAGCCGATGAAACGGGCAGTAGGTATCAAAAACGTCACGGACAACGAAGAATTTTTTCAAGGCCATTTTCCTCACCGCCCGATTATGCCGGGGGTGCTGATCCTGGAGGCTATGGCTCAGGTCGGCGGCGTGGCTATGCTGTATCCGGAAGAAAACCGCGGCAAGCTGGCTGTCTTTGCCGGTATGGACAAAGTTAAGTTTCGCCGGCCGGTAGTGCCCGGTGATCAGCTGCGGATGGTAGCTGAAATGATCAAAGTCCGGGGAACTACCGGCAAGATCTGGGCTGAAGCTTTTGTTGACAATGAACTGGCGGCGGAAGCCGAGTTTATGTTCGCTCTGGTTCCGGGACATACTTCATGA
- the lpxC gene encoding UDP-3-O-acyl-N-acetylglucosamine deacetylase: MQQTIAKAASYTGIGLHSGKDVTISLLPAPPDTGIVFIRVDLPGQPRVKAWAGNVTQTMRATTLEDGLAKVFTVEHLLAACYAVGLDNCLVEINSVEPPVADGSSLPFIELIRSAGLVRQDRPVRIYDLKQSFIVRYPDKFIAILPYDGFRITFTSLHPQIGIQFGDYEITTEIFLQEIASARTIGFMHEIAEMQTKGLALGGSPENAVLYDGGKAINPLRFPDELVRHKILDVVGDLSLVGQRLRGHVVAVKSGHELNTALAREIILSANTDEEVVR, from the coding sequence ATGCAGCAAACCATCGCAAAAGCCGCATCCTATACCGGCATTGGATTGCATTCCGGCAAGGATGTGACAATTTCTTTACTTCCGGCGCCACCCGATACCGGCATTGTTTTTATCCGGGTGGATTTGCCGGGACAACCGCGGGTGAAGGCCTGGGCCGGCAATGTGACTCAGACTATGCGGGCGACTACTCTGGAGGACGGACTCGCCAAAGTGTTTACTGTCGAACATTTACTGGCTGCCTGCTATGCTGTCGGGCTGGATAATTGTCTGGTGGAGATCAATTCGGTAGAACCGCCGGTAGCGGACGGAAGCTCTCTGCCTTTTATCGAACTGATTCGCTCTGCCGGCTTGGTCAGACAGGACCGGCCGGTACGCATTTATGACCTGAAGCAATCATTCATCGTTCGTTATCCCGATAAATTTATTGCCATACTGCCTTACGACGGATTTCGCATCACCTTTACTTCTCTTCATCCGCAAATTGGCATTCAGTTCGGCGACTATGAAATCACCACGGAAATTTTTTTGCAGGAGATTGCGTCGGCCCGCACCATTGGCTTCATGCATGAAATAGCCGAGATGCAGACAAAGGGGCTGGCCCTGGGAGGCAGCCCGGAAAACGCCGTCCTTTATGACGGAGGAAAGGCGATCAATCCTCTGCGGTTCCCGGATGAACTGGTCCGGCATAAAATTCTGGATGTGGTTGGCGATTTATCTTTAGTCGGACAACGGCTGCGGGGCCATGTGGTGGCCGTTAAATCCGGTCATGAACTGAACACGGCGCTGGCCAGGGAAATTATATTATCTGCCAATACTGATGAGGAGGTTGTTCGGTAA
- a CDS encoding amino acid ABC transporter ATP-binding protein, producing MLSIHHITKRFGTLVAVDDLSLEVREGETVVMMGPSGCGKSTTVRAVNRLVEPDAGSILFQGSDILKMTEPQLWQARKKIGFVFQHFNLIQRLTAAENVMLGLVMDGMPRETAYDKALDALDKVGLRELSERKPSELSGGQQQRVGIARAIAAEPPLMLWDEPTASLDPMIVREVLVVMEELARYHKSAMLVVTHELPFALHAADRIILMDQGRIVETGPPDQVFISPQSDVGGKYKELIEYQNTTTVGRLRQV from the coding sequence ATGCTGTCCATCCATCACATCACTAAGCGCTTTGGCACACTGGTCGCCGTTGACGATCTTTCTCTGGAGGTGAGAGAGGGGGAGACGGTTGTGATGATGGGGCCTTCCGGCTGCGGTAAATCCACCACTGTCCGGGCAGTGAACCGGCTAGTGGAGCCGGATGCCGGTTCTATTTTATTTCAGGGAAGCGATATTCTGAAGATGACAGAACCCCAATTATGGCAAGCCAGGAAAAAGATCGGCTTTGTGTTTCAGCATTTTAATCTGATTCAGCGTCTGACTGCTGCAGAAAATGTCATGCTGGGCCTGGTGATGGATGGTATGCCCCGGGAAACAGCTTATGACAAGGCTCTGGATGCCTTGGACAAGGTGGGGCTGAGGGAATTGAGCGAACGTAAACCCTCTGAATTATCCGGAGGACAGCAGCAGCGGGTGGGGATTGCCAGGGCCATTGCCGCGGAACCGCCTCTCATGCTGTGGGATGAACCGACAGCTTCCTTAGATCCGATGATCGTGCGGGAAGTGTTGGTGGTCATGGAAGAACTGGCCCGCTATCATAAGAGCGCTATGCTGGTAGTTACTCACGAACTGCCCTTTGCCCTCCACGCAGCCGACCGGATTATCCTCATGGATCAAGGCAGGATTGTGGAGACCGGCCCTCCCGATCAGGTCTTTATCTCTCCCCAATCCGACGTGGGAGGGAAATACAAGGAACTGATCGAATACCAGAACACTACTACTGTCGGCAGGTTGAGGCAGGTATAG
- a CDS encoding lysophospholipid acyltransferase family protein, which translates to MRLISRIIRLLPDRAAMILGNVLGELCWHLVPRRRITMMLENIQRALNLDRGAAYRIAKQSATRFGRLCIEVLSVQKYSRQNIKDYVCFEGQEHMDEAVAYGRGVIVATCHSGNWEFMGAALSLNGYTSSAIAARQSNPQMDRFFNEQRAAAGLHIVYKSGVREVIRMLDAGHIIGVLMDQDAHRDGVFVDFLGAPASTPQGAAAFARLRNAPIVPTFITEISPGRHRIICHPIVWADQTGEREKDIAATTRRLSVIVENHIKTYPHEWFWLHNRWKTKPPAALPPPCLPC; encoded by the coding sequence GTGCGTTTGATCAGCCGGATCATCAGACTCCTGCCGGACAGAGCGGCCATGATCCTGGGCAATGTCCTGGGTGAGTTATGCTGGCATCTTGTGCCGCGGCGGAGAATTACCATGATGCTGGAGAATATTCAGCGCGCCCTGAACCTGGACCGGGGGGCGGCCTATCGCATTGCCAAACAAAGTGCGACCCGTTTTGGCCGGCTGTGCATTGAGGTGCTGTCCGTCCAGAAGTATTCCCGGCAGAACATCAAAGACTATGTCTGCTTTGAGGGACAGGAGCATATGGATGAGGCAGTGGCCTATGGCCGCGGCGTCATAGTGGCCACTTGCCATAGCGGGAATTGGGAATTTATGGGGGCTGCATTGTCCTTGAATGGGTACACCTCGTCAGCGATAGCGGCCAGGCAATCCAATCCCCAGATGGACCGTTTTTTTAATGAGCAGCGGGCCGCCGCCGGCCTACATATCGTCTACAAATCCGGCGTGCGGGAAGTGATCCGCATGTTGGACGCCGGTCACATCATCGGCGTCTTGATGGACCAGGATGCTCACCGGGACGGGGTTTTTGTGGACTTCCTCGGCGCTCCCGCCTCCACTCCCCAGGGTGCGGCTGCTTTTGCCCGCCTGCGCAACGCGCCTATCGTACCCACCTTCATCACCGAGATATCTCCCGGGCGGCATCGGATCATTTGCCACCCCATTGTCTGGGCTGATCAGACCGGTGAGCGGGAGAAGGATATTGCCGCTACCACCCGCCGTTTGTCCGTCATTGTTGAAAATCATATTAAAACCTATCCTCATGAATGGTTTTGGCTCCACAACCGCTGGAAGACCAAACCCCCTGCGGCCTTACCCCCGCCCTGCCTGCCTTGTTAA
- a CDS encoding YjbH domain-containing protein yields the protein MLTKKIFAIIVSFCFLTMAASTVLAAPSLNGPTGMIHTPTADVPQAFSAGIYHLDEAKTGTLNMTLLPRLEVGATRWNPDLGDDTTAFHAKWGFMPETAMTPGLAVGVEDIGDEYERSPYIVASKALPLGFRVHAGTGGGRFKDKVFASLETTINPVGVVTGDSVFPATTLIAEYDGEDTNFAVRLSILPGLKAEAGWRGLDDSSYYGLSFTY from the coding sequence ATGTTAACGAAAAAAATATTTGCCATTATCGTATCTTTCTGTTTTCTCACTATGGCCGCATCTACCGTATTAGCGGCGCCGTCTCTCAACGGTCCTACCGGCATGATCCATACCCCTACGGCAGATGTCCCTCAGGCTTTTTCCGCTGGGATTTATCATTTGGATGAAGCCAAAACCGGAACCTTAAACATGACTTTGCTGCCCCGCCTGGAAGTGGGGGCTACCCGGTGGAATCCGGATCTGGGCGACGACACGACTGCGTTTCACGCTAAATGGGGTTTCATGCCTGAAACCGCGATGACGCCGGGACTGGCTGTCGGCGTTGAGGATATTGGCGATGAATATGAACGGTCTCCCTATATCGTTGCCAGCAAAGCCTTGCCACTGGGCTTCAGGGTCCATGCCGGAACCGGCGGCGGACGCTTTAAAGACAAAGTATTCGCCTCCCTGGAGACGACGATTAATCCTGTCGGCGTTGTCACTGGCGACAGTGTTTTTCCGGCTACTACACTGATCGCCGAATACGACGGAGAAGACACAAACTTTGCCGTCCGCTTGTCCATCCTGCCCGGTCTGAAAGCTGAAGCCGGCTGGCGGGGTCTGGATGACAGCAGCTACTATGGCCTGAGCTTTACTTATTAG
- the lpxD gene encoding UDP-3-O-(3-hydroxymyristoyl)glucosamine N-acyltransferase gives MQIKLNDIAARVGGRLQGDGEIIISGATNIEEAGSSQITFAVPPHLEKAAESAAAAVIIPENIEHFPKACIRVANPREAFSILLGLFTPPPEVTPGIHPTAVIGKNVVIGQDAAIMAHVVIADNARIGDHTILYPHTFIGQDTVVGEDCLIHPSVTVRERCRLGDRVIINSGAVIGSDGFGFVTVQGIHKKVPQVGNVVLEDDVEIGANTAVDRATTGSTIVRRGTKVDNLVHIAHNDDIGENCLLVAQTGISGSVKVGKNVTFAGQSGTVGHITIGSNCVFAARSGVIGNVPDNVFYAGFPARPHKEWLRGEASAGKVPDLLKRVKELEQKLAKLEES, from the coding sequence ATGCAGATAAAATTAAATGATATTGCAGCTCGTGTTGGCGGCAGGCTGCAGGGAGACGGAGAAATTATCATCAGCGGCGCAACCAATATAGAAGAGGCCGGATCCAGCCAAATCACCTTTGCTGTGCCGCCCCATCTGGAAAAAGCAGCTGAATCGGCTGCCGCCGCCGTAATCATTCCGGAAAATATAGAGCATTTCCCCAAAGCCTGCATCCGGGTGGCCAATCCCCGGGAGGCTTTTAGCATCCTGCTGGGGCTGTTTACGCCGCCGCCGGAAGTAACGCCGGGGATTCATCCTACCGCCGTGATCGGCAAAAATGTGGTAATTGGTCAGGATGCAGCCATTATGGCCCATGTGGTCATCGCCGACAATGCCCGGATTGGCGATCATACTATCCTGTATCCCCATACTTTTATCGGCCAGGATACGGTCGTGGGCGAAGACTGCCTGATCCATCCCAGCGTAACCGTCCGGGAGAGATGCCGCCTGGGAGACCGGGTTATCATCAACAGCGGTGCGGTGATCGGCAGCGACGGCTTTGGTTTTGTCACTGTCCAGGGCATCCACAAAAAAGTGCCCCAGGTTGGCAATGTGGTTTTGGAAGACGATGTGGAAATCGGCGCCAATACCGCTGTTGACCGGGCTACCACCGGCAGTACCATTGTCCGGCGAGGCACCAAGGTTGACAACCTGGTTCACATCGCCCACAATGACGATATCGGCGAAAATTGCCTGCTGGTGGCCCAAACCGGTATATCCGGCAGTGTCAAGGTAGGAAAAAATGTGACTTTTGCCGGTCAAAGCGGTACGGTAGGACACATTACCATTGGCAGCAATTGCGTATTCGCCGCCCGGTCCGGCGTTATTGGCAATGTCCCTGACAATGTCTTTTACGCCGGTTTCCCGGCCCGCCCCCACAAAGAGTGGCTGCGGGGCGAAGCCAGTGCGGGCAAAGTGCCTGACCTGCTCAAGCGAGTGAAAGAACTGGAACAGAAACTGGCAAAATTAGAAGAGAGCTAA
- a CDS encoding OmpH family outer membrane protein, with translation MHNHVKRLSAIIIVMTFILVLAAGCSGASQVGVFDPEKVMAESPKVKQLQEQLNVKAKELTDKLEQEKANLSAEDQQKRQEEAYNEFLKIKQDLESQVDAALKQASDQVAQEKNLGVILYRSSVAQGGLDVTDDIIKKMQ, from the coding sequence ATGCACAACCATGTAAAACGGCTGTCAGCCATCATAATCGTCATGACCTTTATCCTGGTATTGGCGGCAGGTTGCAGTGGAGCCAGTCAGGTGGGAGTTTTTGATCCGGAGAAAGTAATGGCGGAAAGTCCGAAAGTAAAGCAGCTGCAGGAACAGTTAAATGTCAAAGCCAAAGAGTTGACCGATAAGCTGGAACAAGAAAAAGCTAACCTCAGTGCTGAAGATCAGCAAAAACGCCAGGAAGAAGCATATAATGAGTTTTTGAAAATTAAACAGGACTTAGAATCCCAGGTGGACGCCGCTCTGAAACAAGCCAGTGATCAGGTGGCGCAGGAGAAGAATCTGGGCGTGATCCTTTACAGGAGCAGCGTAGCTCAAGGCGGTCTTGATGTCACTGACGATATCATCAAGAAAATGCAATAA
- a CDS encoding OmpH family outer membrane protein, producing the protein MLFANKKHIKMVAVAVTAIFLLGIGALAVTSTGTGYAAKAGTSSNIGKVNMQVLMTSHPDYAKAQETMKQESEQANKDFQEKTANMANEKEKQSYGQQLQQRLQMKEKELLTALQDKINAAIKEVADVKGLTVVLPEQVVIFGGQDITDDVLKKFKK; encoded by the coding sequence GTGTTGTTTGCTAATAAAAAACACATAAAAATGGTTGCAGTGGCGGTTACCGCTATATTCTTACTGGGAATCGGCGCTTTAGCCGTAACTTCTACCGGGACCGGCTATGCCGCCAAAGCGGGAACTTCCTCCAATATCGGCAAAGTGAATATGCAGGTTCTGATGACCAGCCATCCTGATTATGCTAAAGCCCAGGAAACAATGAAACAGGAGAGCGAACAAGCCAATAAGGATTTTCAGGAAAAAACCGCAAACATGGCCAATGAAAAGGAAAAACAAAGCTATGGCCAGCAACTGCAGCAGCGTCTGCAGATGAAAGAAAAAGAACTGCTTACCGCCCTGCAGGATAAAATTAACGCAGCGATCAAAGAAGTCGCCGATGTCAAAGGGCTGACCGTGGTACTGCCCGAGCAGGTAGTCATTTTCGGCGGCCAGGACATCACTGACGATGTTCTGAAGAAATTTAAAAAATAG
- a CDS encoding outer membrane protein assembly factor produces METIRRCGRVFVVTIVGLSMLFGVVPAEAAADFTGKTVTAVSVSGNAKVSADAVMAAVKIKPGDTWQLENIKKDIQSIYELGFFLDVVANFTDVPEGVKVVYNVVENPVYKEVHFKGNNAVKTEKLQGFIKQTPGSLINAKTLQENLRDIEKYYHTEGYILTRISDVATTPDGVLTISFNEGLLEDISVKGYEKTKLHVITRELKLDKGQAFNINKVKRAVQRVYNLGYFEDVNMKLLPGREPNGVVLEISVVEQRTGTFSIGAGYSKADGMVGIIGLGDNNFLGTGDKIKINWEFGGKSDSNRDYEFGYVRPWLDSKETSLGFNIYDVTYRYNDYEDGHLESTFDRNRKGWDVTLGRPAGEYIRNYITYKDRTDTYEDWVSGLNQKDPTIPDPSPADPDNPGTISNPDYNPDYLKDNFGTTRSITLSRVFDSRDNVFSPTTGLRYSLSAEFAGDGLGGDFDYDKYTVEGRKYYKVGRAHVVALRLTGGYADGNMPDSGKFSVGGSDTLRGFNDDQYKGDKMLAGSVEYRFPIVSKVQGVLFSDIGKAWDGEGYKLNDLETSIGIGLRINTPIGPIRLDVAKGHGQDSTRTHFSFGGQF; encoded by the coding sequence ATGGAGACAATACGACGCTGCGGACGAGTGTTCGTCGTGACTATTGTCGGGCTGAGCATGCTGTTTGGCGTCGTACCGGCGGAGGCAGCTGCTGACTTTACCGGTAAAACGGTTACTGCCGTCAGTGTTAGCGGCAATGCTAAAGTATCGGCTGATGCGGTTATGGCGGCGGTAAAAATAAAGCCCGGCGATACCTGGCAATTGGAAAACATTAAAAAGGATATACAGTCCATCTACGAATTAGGATTCTTTCTTGATGTAGTGGCGAACTTTACAGACGTTCCGGAAGGCGTCAAAGTTGTGTATAATGTGGTAGAGAACCCAGTATATAAAGAAGTGCATTTCAAAGGCAATAACGCAGTCAAAACGGAGAAACTGCAAGGGTTCATTAAACAGACCCCCGGCAGTCTTATCAACGCTAAAACACTGCAAGAAAACCTGCGAGATATTGAGAAATACTATCATACAGAAGGCTATATTCTGACCCGGATCAGCGATGTGGCAACCACGCCGGACGGGGTTCTGACCATCAGCTTTAACGAAGGCCTGCTGGAAGACATCAGCGTGAAAGGGTATGAAAAAACCAAGCTCCATGTCATTACCCGCGAATTGAAACTGGACAAGGGCCAGGCGTTTAATATCAATAAAGTCAAACGGGCTGTGCAGAGAGTGTACAACCTGGGATACTTTGAAGATGTGAACATGAAGCTCCTGCCGGGGCGCGAGCCTAATGGGGTCGTGCTGGAAATCAGCGTGGTTGAGCAGAGAACCGGCACCTTTTCCATCGGGGCCGGCTACAGCAAGGCAGACGGCATGGTAGGGATCATCGGGCTGGGGGACAATAACTTCCTTGGCACCGGCGATAAAATCAAGATTAACTGGGAATTCGGCGGCAAGTCGGATTCCAACCGGGACTACGAATTTGGCTATGTCCGTCCCTGGCTGGACAGCAAGGAAACTTCATTAGGGTTTAATATCTATGATGTAACCTATCGCTACAATGACTACGAAGACGGCCATCTGGAGTCTACTTTCGACCGCAACCGCAAGGGCTGGGATGTGACTCTGGGCCGGCCTGCGGGTGAATATATCCGTAACTATATCACCTATAAAGACCGTACCGACACCTATGAGGATTGGGTATCCGGTCTAAACCAGAAAGATCCGACTATTCCTGATCCTAGTCCTGCCGACCCTGATAATCCCGGCACAATTTCTAATCCCGACTATAATCCAGACTACCTTAAAGACAACTTCGGCACGACCCGCAGTATCACTCTGAGCCGTGTTTTTGATTCCCGGGATAATGTCTTTAGCCCCACTACGGGACTAAGATACTCCCTGAGCGCCGAATTTGCCGGCGACGGCCTTGGCGGCGATTTCGACTATGATAAATACACGGTGGAAGGTCGCAAATACTACAAAGTCGGACGGGCTCATGTGGTTGCCCTGCGTCTGACCGGAGGCTACGCCGACGGCAATATGCCTGACAGCGGCAAGTTCTCGGTAGGCGGTTCTGACACCTTGCGTGGCTTTAACGACGATCAGTACAAAGGCGACAAAATGCTGGCCGGATCGGTGGAATACCGGTTCCCCATTGTCTCCAAAGTCCAGGGGGTTCTGTTCTCCGATATCGGTAAAGCCTGGGATGGAGAGGGTTATAAGCTGAATGACCTGGAAACCAGCATCGGTATCGGTCTCCGGATTAACACTCCGATTGGCCCGATCCGCCTGGATGTGGCCAAAGGCCACGGCCAGGATTCTACAAGAACGCACTTTAGCTTCGGCGGCCAATTTTAA
- a CDS encoding sigma-70 family RNA polymerase sigma factor, translated as MFGKYLAELKQIKLLEPAAEKELWRGYKEEGNLDCRQALIEHYQPLVFKTAARWRHDERAIMDIIQEGTVGLIEAVETFDYTKGVAFSLYAVHRIRGRMLNYLEREGKYSRNVADPAALAPYDSEDLDSWENMLVDSGKAISQQAEENFLAGQVKTALERLPLKEKYVLSGVYLNEQEPKILAEALDISLSHMYRLQKQGVRRLRGMLSKLMQHW; from the coding sequence ATGTTTGGAAAATATCTGGCGGAATTAAAACAAATCAAATTATTGGAGCCGGCGGCGGAGAAAGAGCTGTGGCGCGGATATAAGGAAGAAGGCAATTTGGATTGCCGTCAGGCGTTGATTGAGCATTATCAGCCGCTGGTGTTTAAAACCGCTGCCCGCTGGCGCCACGACGAACGGGCCATCATGGACATCATCCAGGAAGGTACAGTGGGCCTGATTGAGGCGGTGGAAACCTTCGATTATACCAAGGGTGTGGCTTTCAGTCTCTATGCGGTTCACCGGATCAGAGGACGGATGCTCAACTACCTGGAGCGGGAAGGAAAGTATTCCCGGAATGTGGCGGATCCGGCCGCACTGGCTCCTTATGATTCCGAGGATCTGGACAGCTGGGAAAATATGCTGGTGGATTCCGGCAAGGCCATCTCCCAGCAGGCAGAGGAAAATTTCCTGGCAGGCCAGGTGAAGACCGCTCTGGAGCGGCTGCCTCTAAAAGAAAAATACGTCCTTAGCGGCGTCTATTTGAATGAGCAGGAACCGAAGATTCTGGCTGAGGCGCTGGATATCAGCCTCTCCCATATGTACCGGCTGCAAAAACAGGGAGTACGGCGTTTAAGAGGGATGCTGTCGAAACTCATGCAGCACTGGTAA